Below is a window of Bacteroidota bacterium DNA.
CGCGCTACCCATCGCCACGGAAGATGGGAGCTATATGGGGCTTGTGAAGCGCCACAACATTTTTGAGCAGTTTGCCAGGATGTTGTCTACCCAGGAATCCGGCGCCATCATCGCGCTTGAAGTTGATCGACGGGATTATTCGTTAGCGCAGCTTGCCCATACCATCGAACAGAACGACGTCAAGATCCTCTCTACCGCAACCGAGACCCCGGATTCAGCAGACGGTAAAATGAAAGTTACCCTCAAACTGAACGTCAATGATACGTCTCGTGTGCGGCATATCCTTGAGCACTATGGCTATCATGTAGTTGCCTCCTTTAGCGACGACCGCGACGACGACGACTTTAAGAATCGTCTGCAGGAGTTCATGCGCTACCTGGAAGTCTAGAGCGCTTCATCTGTCAGATATTTACCGCTGCACGCTTTCTGCGCCACTGGCCGGGCGTGCCCCTTCTATCAGAGAATCATCCTGTTCGAGATAGCGCCATCGCCTTTGCCCTTTGAGCCGGCGTGGCGTCCAGGGCCGTTCGTCTACCACCAATTCAACCGTTTTTATGCGGGTCCGTGTGTCCTGTTTGTAGCGATAACGCACGCAGATTAGCTTGTCACCGTACTCATGGACGAGGCGAATGGTGCCACGGGCACCGGGGCGGAGGGTAACCAGGTTAGACATAGATTCGTTGGGTTTTGTGCGGGTATTGCAAGGGATTTTCAGAGATAGACACCTGCAGGCTTACATACATACCCTACTGCTTTTGCCTCACCCGCCCCGACGTGTTCAATGCACCTCAAACGTGCATATCCCCGCGTTTGCATAAGTTGAAATAAACCAATGAGATAGGGCATCTGGGCCCCGGGCTACTATTGCCTTCTTTTAATCTTCATCCAATACTTCAGGAAGAGAACCGGATAGGCTTCTGTGCGTTGGAATTAGCCTGTTAAATATGCGTTTTTTGCCGTATTTTGAGGGTAAATAACGTGACCGGCAAGACCGGTGCGTTTTGTTTGGTTCACGACTTTGTGAACACGGCAGAA
It encodes the following:
- a CDS encoding CBS domain-containing protein: MTITTLVSEITPPLQPSDSVEHALGLMLELRVRHLPVVSNTGRLIGLISENQLLDAMGPDAPLESLLGLEPVSVSPDTHVFDATKVIVDHKLTALPIATEDGSYMGLVKRHNIFEQFARMLSTQESGAIIALEVDRRDYSLAQLAHTIEQNDVKILSTATETPDSADGKMKVTLKLNVNDTSRVRHILEHYGYHVVASFSDDRDDDDFKNRLQEFMRYLEV